A part of Melittangium boletus DSM 14713 genomic DNA contains:
- a CDS encoding DUF763 domain-containing protein gives MDRTGSADLPLHSGRVPDWLAERMARMSRVLVEALVLHYGRHEVLRRLAHPFWFQSLGAVMGMDWHSSGVTTTVLGALKKGLTPGGRQLGLYVVGGKGLQARRAPEELRIIGDRVGIDAPALLRASRLAARVDSAAVQDGFELYAHSLVFSDDNAWAVVQQGMNPAAGQARRYHWLSEGLGSFVDAPHAAIAGPSQGVILNLTDRRAARARAAQVQLVSEGPDAVLGVLREVRAAQAAPVPFTPPLPHLQLPLREEVTHEDVLLRRLHGTLAAAAERGPRDFAELLLTPGVGARTVAALASVAEVVHGAPSRFTDPARFSLAQGGKDRHPFPVRLDVYDETLRVLRGAVDAARLGNDERLTALRELDRQARRLEAVATGPSFDELVREGWAGVGELLPTDAPPRRPSGRSGWRRAPVPRAQLELPGLTDAEGDGSRHSG, from the coding sequence ATGGACAGGACAGGCAGCGCGGATCTCCCCCTTCACTCCGGCCGGGTGCCGGACTGGCTCGCCGAGCGCATGGCGCGCATGAGCCGCGTGCTCGTGGAGGCGCTCGTGCTGCACTACGGCCGCCACGAGGTGCTGCGCCGGCTCGCCCACCCCTTCTGGTTCCAGTCGCTCGGGGCCGTCATGGGCATGGACTGGCACTCCTCGGGCGTCACCACCACGGTGCTCGGCGCCCTCAAGAAGGGGCTCACCCCGGGGGGACGCCAGCTCGGGCTCTATGTCGTGGGCGGCAAGGGGCTCCAGGCCCGCCGTGCCCCGGAGGAGCTGCGCATCATCGGGGATCGGGTGGGCATCGACGCGCCCGCGCTCCTGCGCGCCAGCCGGCTCGCCGCCCGCGTGGACAGCGCCGCGGTGCAGGACGGCTTCGAGCTGTACGCGCACAGCCTCGTGTTCTCCGACGACAACGCGTGGGCCGTGGTGCAGCAGGGGATGAACCCGGCGGCGGGGCAGGCCCGGCGCTACCACTGGCTGTCCGAGGGCCTGGGCTCCTTCGTGGACGCGCCCCACGCCGCCATCGCCGGGCCCTCCCAGGGCGTCATCCTCAACCTCACGGACCGGCGGGCCGCCCGGGCGCGCGCCGCCCAGGTCCAGCTCGTGTCCGAGGGCCCCGATGCCGTGCTGGGCGTGCTGCGGGAGGTGCGCGCGGCCCAGGCGGCCCCCGTGCCCTTCACGCCGCCCCTGCCGCACCTGCAACTGCCCCTGCGCGAGGAGGTGACCCACGAGGATGTCCTCCTGCGCCGGCTCCACGGCACGCTCGCCGCCGCGGCCGAGCGGGGGCCCCGGGACTTCGCCGAGCTGCTGCTCACCCCGGGCGTGGGCGCGCGCACGGTGGCGGCCCTGGCCAGCGTGGCCGAGGTGGTGCATGGCGCGCCCTCGCGCTTCACGGACCCCGCGCGCTTCTCGCTCGCCCAGGGCGGCAAGGATCGCCACCCCTTCCCGGTCCGACTCGACGTCTATGACGAGACGCTGCGCGTGCTCCGGGGCGCGGTGGACGCCGCGCGGCTCGGCAACGACGAGCGGCTGACGGCCCTGCGCGAACTGGACCGCCAGGCGCGCCGGCTCGAGGCCGTGGCCACCGGGCCTTCCTTCGATGAACTCGTGCGGGAGGGGTGGGCGGGAGTGGGAGAATTACTGCCCACCGACGCGCCTCCTCGGCGGCCGTCCGGGCGTTCCGGGTGGCGGCGCGCGCCAGTCCCCCGGGCGCAGCTGGAGCTGCCGGGCCTGACGGATGCGGAGGGTGATGGGTCCCGACACTCGGGGTGA
- a CDS encoding hybrid sensor histidine kinase/response regulator codes for MPVSRLEGRVLVVDDTESKRYLIAQTLRLAGMEVLEAGSGQEALLAAAGQPDVVLLDVRLPDMSGFEVCHLLKTDPVTAAIPVLYVSALLRDEELETRLFEDGADGYVPQPIEPKHLVAQTWALVRMRRAELQRERDRHEAGSEQRRLHRELESSEGRLRLALEAAELGTWSYDVATQVYHCDARARELFGMTPEQPADFGSVSARIHPEDRERMMAVARSGCQGEEGGVFRVEGRTTGFEDGLVRWLSVLGRVHFSADGQVEGVAGICHDITERKLTEWRAAEFQATTAAFSHALTPPQVTRALLEHGVRSMDAFAGSVWAVEGEALRLLSHFGYDDAVIQAVQPPPPGFPVWEVARSGRTVCIPGLEVLERDWPAFRLGLRDARSRAWMGVPLREGERTGGVLWLSFAAARRFGVAEKAHLEALGHLCAQALGRARLYEEERLAKEEARRQSALEQRFLGMVSHDLRNPLQAISLGARTLQRMERPSAEALLRMTGRIAHSADLMGRMVSDLLDFTRVRLGGGIPLERGPEDLVRLGREVVEEFSITHPGSRILLEGDGACAGEWDGSRMRQVFGNLLGNALRHAREGSSVRMRVTCTADEAVLEVANEGEPIPEELLPVLFEPFRRGSSTFRPAGSLGLGLYIVRQVVDGHGGKVTVRTGPTGTAFTIRVPRAVC; via the coding sequence ATGCCCGTTTCCCGACTCGAGGGGCGGGTCCTGGTGGTGGATGACACCGAGAGCAAGCGCTACCTCATCGCCCAGACCTTGCGGCTCGCGGGCATGGAGGTCCTGGAGGCGGGGAGCGGGCAGGAGGCGCTCCTGGCCGCGGCGGGACAGCCGGACGTGGTGCTGCTGGACGTGCGTCTGCCGGACATGAGCGGCTTCGAGGTCTGTCACCTGCTCAAGACGGACCCGGTCACCGCCGCCATCCCCGTGCTCTACGTGTCCGCGCTCCTCCGGGACGAGGAGCTGGAGACGCGGCTCTTCGAGGATGGGGCGGATGGCTACGTGCCCCAACCCATCGAGCCCAAGCACCTGGTGGCCCAGACGTGGGCGCTGGTGCGCATGCGCCGCGCGGAGCTCCAACGCGAGCGCGATCGTCACGAGGCCGGGAGCGAGCAGCGGCGGTTGCATCGCGAGCTGGAGTCGAGCGAGGGGCGCCTGCGCCTGGCGCTCGAGGCCGCCGAGCTGGGCACGTGGAGCTATGACGTGGCCACCCAGGTCTATCACTGCGATGCGCGGGCCCGGGAGTTGTTCGGCATGACGCCCGAGCAGCCCGCGGACTTCGGGAGCGTGAGCGCGCGGATCCACCCCGAGGACCGGGAGCGGATGATGGCGGTGGCCCGGAGCGGCTGCCAGGGGGAGGAGGGGGGCGTCTTCAGGGTGGAGGGCCGGACGACGGGCTTCGAGGACGGACTGGTGCGCTGGCTGTCCGTGCTCGGGCGGGTCCACTTCTCGGCCGACGGACAGGTGGAGGGCGTCGCGGGCATCTGCCATGACATCACCGAGCGCAAGCTGACCGAGTGGCGCGCCGCGGAGTTCCAGGCCACCACGGCCGCTTTCTCGCATGCGCTCACCCCTCCGCAGGTCACGCGCGCGCTGCTGGAGCACGGGGTGCGGTCCATGGACGCCTTCGCGGGCTCGGTCTGGGCGGTGGAGGGCGAGGCGCTGCGCCTGCTGAGCCACTTCGGCTACGACGACGCGGTCATCCAGGCCGTCCAGCCGCCTCCACCGGGTTTTCCCGTATGGGAGGTGGCGCGCTCGGGCCGCACGGTCTGCATCCCGGGGCTCGAGGTGCTCGAGCGGGACTGGCCCGCGTTTCGTCTCGGCCTGCGCGATGCGCGCAGCCGTGCCTGGATGGGCGTGCCCCTGCGCGAGGGAGAGCGGACGGGGGGCGTGCTGTGGTTGAGCTTCGCCGCGGCCCGCCGCTTCGGCGTGGCGGAGAAGGCCCACCTGGAAGCCCTCGGTCATTTGTGCGCCCAGGCGCTCGGGCGTGCCCGGCTCTATGAAGAGGAGCGTCTGGCCAAGGAGGAAGCGCGGCGCCAGTCGGCCCTGGAGCAGCGCTTCCTGGGCATGGTGAGCCATGACTTGCGCAACCCCCTGCAGGCCATCTCCCTGGGGGCCCGTACGCTCCAGCGCATGGAGCGCCCTTCGGCCGAGGCGCTGCTGCGCATGACGGGGAGGATCGCCCACAGCGCGGACCTCATGGGGCGCATGGTGTCGGACCTGCTGGACTTCACCCGGGTGCGGCTCGGGGGCGGCATTCCCCTGGAGCGCGGGCCGGAGGACCTGGTGCGTCTGGGCCGCGAGGTGGTCGAGGAGTTCTCGATCACGCACCCCGGGAGCCGCATCCTCCTGGAGGGCGACGGCGCTTGCGCGGGCGAGTGGGATGGCTCGCGGATGCGGCAGGTGTTCGGCAACCTGCTGGGCAACGCGCTGAGGCACGCGCGCGAGGGCTCGTCCGTGCGGATGCGCGTGACGTGTACCGCGGACGAGGCCGTGTTGGAGGTGGCCAACGAGGGCGAGCCCATCCCCGAGGAGCTCCTGCCCGTGCTCTTCGAGCCCTTCCGTCGGGGCAGCTCGACGTTCCGCCCGGCGGGCAGCCTGGGACTGGGGCTGTACATCGTGCGGCAGGTGGTGGACGGGCACGGGGGGAAGGTGACGGTGCGCACCGGGCCCACCGGTACCGCCTTCACCATTCGAGTCCCCCGCGCCGTGTGCTGA
- a CDS encoding 2OG-Fe(II) oxygenase — protein MTDFIEVHDGVLPPALCQEVLQVFSKSPHVTRGQTGGGVDVSKKDSYDLLLNPHAEYQELIRRLLDHAFPPLKAYLRKYIYTLVGAVSLSVKHPKTGQLVTLTRENFAEMGEPHFDQLVGVLYRYGNLQVQRYVKGSGGYPHWHSEVFPKDASCEPLHRVLAFQFYLNDVAEGGETEFFYQERKVDSKAGRLVIFPSGFTHTHRGNVPRSGDKYIITSWVLFQRAETLYGGARPPA, from the coding sequence ATGACCGATTTCATCGAAGTCCACGACGGCGTCCTCCCGCCCGCGCTGTGCCAGGAAGTCCTCCAGGTCTTCTCCAAGAGCCCCCACGTCACCCGGGGCCAGACGGGGGGCGGCGTGGACGTGAGCAAGAAGGACAGCTACGACCTGCTGCTCAACCCCCACGCCGAGTACCAGGAGCTCATCCGCCGGCTGCTCGACCACGCCTTCCCGCCGCTCAAGGCCTACCTGCGCAAGTACATCTACACGCTGGTGGGCGCGGTCTCCCTGTCGGTGAAGCACCCGAAGACGGGACAGCTCGTGACGCTCACGCGCGAGAACTTCGCCGAGATGGGCGAGCCCCACTTCGATCAGCTCGTCGGCGTGCTCTACCGCTACGGCAACCTGCAGGTGCAGCGCTACGTGAAGGGCAGCGGGGGCTATCCGCACTGGCACTCGGAGGTGTTCCCCAAGGACGCGAGCTGCGAGCCCCTGCACCGCGTGCTCGCCTTCCAGTTCTACCTGAACGACGTGGCCGAGGGCGGCGAGACGGAGTTCTTCTACCAGGAGCGCAAGGTGGACTCGAAGGCGGGCCGCCTCGTCATCTTCCCCTCGGGCTTCACCCACACCCACCGGGGCAACGTGCCGCGCTCGGGGGACAAGTACATCATCACGTCCTGGGTGCTCTTCCAGCGCGCGGAGACGCTCTACGGCGGAGCACGGCCTCCGGCCTGA
- a CDS encoding DUF2378 family protein, whose protein sequence is MSDTPLIFNHTIQGFFARAFPAGVPEALKQQLRASGVDLDKPFLPAYPVETWSRCIELSAPFVFPDENPQDAWHKLGERMIDGYQETMIGRAMFATLRLLGPRRMLQRSRKNFRSGNNYTDVVLSDVSPTEMDLWFNETQEVLRHFVAGIVLAGMRVGGAEQPHVDVLRTDARGITYRASWAQKS, encoded by the coding sequence ATGTCGGACACGCCGCTCATCTTCAATCACACCATCCAGGGCTTCTTCGCTCGTGCCTTCCCGGCTGGGGTGCCCGAGGCGCTCAAGCAGCAGCTGCGCGCGTCGGGCGTGGACCTGGACAAGCCGTTCCTGCCCGCCTACCCGGTGGAGACCTGGAGCCGCTGCATCGAGCTGAGCGCGCCCTTCGTCTTCCCGGACGAGAACCCCCAGGACGCGTGGCACAAGCTGGGCGAGCGGATGATCGACGGCTACCAGGAGACGATGATCGGCCGCGCCATGTTCGCCACGCTCAGGCTGCTCGGGCCCCGGCGCATGCTGCAGCGCAGCCGGAAGAACTTCCGCTCGGGCAACAACTACACCGACGTGGTGCTCTCCGACGTGTCGCCCACGGAGATGGACCTGTGGTTCAACGAGACGCAGGAAGTGCTGCGCCACTTCGTGGCGGGCATCGTGCTCGCGGGCATGCGCGTGGGCGGCGCCGAGCAGCCCCACGTGGACGTGCTGCGCACGGATGCCCGGGGCATCACCTACCGCGCCTCCTGGGCCCAGAAGTCCTGA
- a CDS encoding FKBP-type peptidyl-prolyl cis-trans isomerase, producing the protein MNRPLPLLSLCLLLSLSSACGSDSGDPTKVTYAAALGVDLTAMNRGESGLYTLDQEVGTGAEATNGRLLEVHYSGWLPDGTLFDTSRRTGRTAFSFTLGQGRVIQGWDEGLVGMRVGGKRRLILPSELGYGSTGSGAIPPDSVLVFDVELLSAR; encoded by the coding sequence ATGAACCGTCCGTTGCCGCTGCTCTCCCTGTGCCTGCTGCTCTCCCTGTCGTCCGCCTGCGGCTCGGACTCGGGAGACCCCACGAAGGTGACCTATGCCGCCGCCCTGGGCGTGGATCTGACCGCGATGAACCGCGGCGAGTCGGGGCTGTACACGCTGGACCAGGAGGTGGGCACCGGCGCCGAGGCCACCAACGGCCGCCTCCTGGAGGTCCACTACTCGGGGTGGTTGCCGGACGGGACGCTGTTCGACACCAGTCGCCGCACGGGCCGCACGGCCTTCTCCTTCACGCTCGGCCAGGGCCGGGTCATCCAGGGGTGGGACGAGGGGCTGGTGGGCATGCGCGTGGGCGGCAAGCGCCGGCTCATTCTCCCCTCGGAACTGGGCTACGGCTCGACGGGCAGTGGCGCCATCCCCCCCGACTCCGTCCTCGTCTTCGACGTGGAGTTGCTCTCCGCGCGCTAG
- a CDS encoding S8 family peptidase, with product MRAVRNVLFLGSVLSLAACGGSEMDMQQDELGESLAPLHQAAPGMGIQGDYIVKLKDGANARSVAAILGVSPNHIYDTALNGFSVTLDAAQLKQLRQSRDVEFVEEDQFAIESATQTGATWGLDRIDQTSNTLNGTYTYNNTASNVNAYIIDTGIQTNHPQFGGRASVGYDAIGDGRNGQDCNGHGTHVAGTVGGSTYGVAKAVKLYAVRVLGCTGSGSNSGVIAGIDWVRTNHKKPAVANMSLGGGYSAATNTAVTNLSNAGVFVAVAAGNDNSNACNYSPASAPVVTTVGATTSTTARATYSNYGSCVDIYAPGSSITSAWTGSGTSTISGTSMASPHVAGVAALYKGTYGDASQATIDTWLKNNATNNVVSGNPSGTVNKLLNKGSL from the coding sequence ATGCGCGCTGTGCGAAACGTGCTGTTCCTCGGTTCCGTGCTGTCCCTGGCTGCTTGCGGTGGAAGTGAGATGGACATGCAGCAGGACGAGCTGGGTGAGAGCCTGGCCCCGCTGCACCAGGCCGCTCCCGGCATGGGCATCCAGGGTGACTACATCGTCAAGCTCAAGGACGGCGCCAACGCCCGCTCCGTGGCCGCCATCCTCGGCGTGTCTCCCAACCACATCTATGACACGGCCCTCAACGGCTTCTCCGTCACCCTGGACGCCGCCCAGCTCAAGCAGCTGCGCCAGAGCCGGGACGTGGAGTTCGTCGAGGAGGATCAGTTCGCCATCGAGTCGGCCACCCAGACGGGCGCCACCTGGGGCCTGGACCGCATCGACCAGACCTCCAACACCCTCAACGGCACCTACACCTACAACAACACGGCGTCCAACGTGAACGCCTACATCATCGACACCGGCATCCAGACCAACCACCCCCAGTTCGGTGGTCGCGCCTCCGTCGGTTATGACGCCATTGGCGATGGCCGCAACGGCCAGGACTGCAATGGCCACGGCACGCACGTGGCGGGCACGGTGGGTGGCAGCACCTACGGCGTGGCCAAGGCCGTCAAGCTCTACGCCGTACGCGTGCTGGGCTGCACCGGCTCGGGCAGCAACTCGGGCGTCATCGCCGGCATCGACTGGGTGCGCACCAACCACAAGAAGCCGGCCGTGGCCAACATGAGCCTCGGTGGTGGCTACTCGGCCGCCACCAACACCGCGGTGACCAACCTCTCCAACGCCGGTGTGTTCGTCGCCGTGGCCGCCGGTAACGACAACAGCAACGCCTGCAACTACTCGCCCGCCAGCGCTCCCGTCGTCACCACCGTCGGCGCCACCACCAGCACCACCGCCCGCGCCACCTACTCCAACTACGGCAGCTGCGTGGACATCTACGCCCCGGGCAGCAGCATCACCTCCGCCTGGACGGGCAGCGGCACCAGCACCATCAGCGGCACGTCCATGGCCTCGCCGCACGTGGCCGGCGTGGCCGCCCTCTACAAGGGCACCTACGGCGACGCGTCCCAGGCCACCATCGACACGTGGCTGAAGAACAACGCCACCAACAACGTCGTGAGCGGCAACCCCTCCGGCACCGTCAACAAGCTGCTCAACAAGGGCTCGCTGTAG
- a CDS encoding phospholipase D-like domain-containing protein gives MTTRWLLPLLALFLAGCPMPNHRLALRIRDDVPDSREGMSLAWYQTVGVPLEPGNDVELVHNGRVFDILEEQIRAARSSIHILVYIWRPGDPSDRLIQALRERAPGVACRILVDPLGSLRFDDMVGPHLVAAGCEVRVFRPLRGTMTQLNLERFQARLHRKLAVFDGERGMTGGWGIWKSWIGDGRKPEEWRDANIFVRGPAVRGIQLAFAQNWQEAGGDMLSAEAFPEVIASRGEARAGFVTHTGAPVLTNAERMTLLAIASAKKRLWIANSYFIPTGAIQDMLIVKAREGVDVRILAPGRHHDIPPIHTGQRATYERLLENGVRIWEYQVSMMHSKTILVDERLSLVGSTNLDALAIGADEGSLVVDDPTMAAQLARAYEEDLAHSTEVRWDSWRRRGLIKRLAERMTLLFGSYL, from the coding sequence GTGACGACTCGCTGGCTCCTACCGCTGCTCGCTCTCTTCCTGGCGGGCTGTCCCATGCCGAACCACCGGCTCGCGCTGCGCATCCGCGACGACGTCCCCGACTCGCGCGAGGGCATGTCGCTCGCCTGGTATCAGACGGTGGGCGTGCCGCTCGAGCCGGGCAATGACGTGGAACTCGTCCACAACGGCCGCGTCTTCGACATCCTCGAGGAGCAGATCCGCGCCGCGCGCTCGAGCATCCACATCCTCGTCTATATCTGGCGTCCGGGAGATCCCTCGGACCGGCTCATCCAGGCCCTGCGCGAGCGCGCCCCGGGCGTCGCCTGCCGCATCCTCGTGGATCCGCTCGGCAGCCTGCGCTTCGATGACATGGTGGGGCCCCACCTGGTGGCGGCCGGCTGCGAGGTGCGCGTCTTCCGGCCCCTGCGGGGCACCATGACCCAGCTCAACCTGGAGCGCTTCCAGGCACGGTTGCACCGCAAGCTCGCCGTGTTCGACGGAGAGCGCGGGATGACGGGCGGCTGGGGCATCTGGAAGAGCTGGATTGGAGATGGGCGCAAGCCCGAGGAGTGGCGCGACGCCAACATCTTCGTGAGAGGCCCCGCGGTGCGCGGCATCCAACTGGCCTTCGCGCAGAACTGGCAGGAGGCGGGCGGGGACATGCTCTCCGCGGAGGCCTTCCCGGAGGTCATCGCCTCGCGGGGCGAGGCCCGCGCGGGCTTCGTCACCCACACGGGCGCGCCCGTGCTCACCAACGCCGAGCGCATGACCCTGCTGGCCATCGCCTCGGCGAAGAAGCGGCTGTGGATCGCCAACTCGTACTTCATCCCCACCGGCGCCATCCAGGACATGCTCATCGTCAAGGCGAGGGAGGGCGTGGACGTGCGCATCCTGGCGCCCGGTCGCCACCACGACATCCCGCCCATCCACACCGGCCAGCGCGCCACCTATGAGCGTCTGTTGGAGAACGGCGTGCGCATCTGGGAGTACCAGGTGTCGATGATGCACTCGAAGACGATCCTGGTGGACGAGCGCCTGTCCCTGGTGGGCTCGACGAACCTGGACGCGCTCGCCATTGGCGCCGACGAGGGTTCACTCGTAGTGGATGATCCCACCATGGCCGCGCAACTCGCCCGGGCCTACGAGGAGGACCTGGCGCACTCCACCGAGGTGCGCTGGGATTCGTGGCGGCGCCGGGGCCTTATCAAACGCCTGGCCGAGCGGATGACCCTGCTCTTTGGCAGCTACCTCTAA
- a CDS encoding ATP-binding protein encodes MSTRIEAVPGGAEGPRRREAARVLMVSRLLRVLDALLPAGMRGSCSEELGRGRLLVAALGVLLLCDVLFFLTFVPQARSPGPLILVGTVCAVGYAAAFGLLHWSGSSRPAALLMCGMLTCGYAVSTLNSRVAPTSAHPFCMLIPLLSVYLLGPRPGFFFTLVTCLHVGVLLPLLFGASAWARNYSTAFCLMGAWALTCLLITARNHANQALERALRSLREHERKLTSLLENTEDIVCSVDARGRLIAANPALGEMYRELLGSEPQPGEILFPETTPPSVLRRWVACSSQVLAGKRVRFEASPSRLKRPRVLDISLNPVFDLSGSVVGMTIFGRDITERKEAETKLGEMHRSLLDVSRQAGMAEIATGVLHNVGNALNSVNVSVNLLAERLHRSRVHPGLTRATHLLGEHSADLGTFLTEDPRGRQLPEYLRTLTGQMSRERSELLDEVHTLLKSLDHIKSVVSMQQEHARFSGVVERLDVTGLLDDALRLQAVSLERGGIGVRREYTEGFLVRVDRHKLLQILLNLLSNARHSLVESGRPDKVLTIRVQRISDERLRIAVADNGVGIAPEDAPRLFTQGFTTKKDGHGFGLHISALAAAEMDAFLSCASEGRGQGATFTIELPVSGEESRV; translated from the coding sequence ATGTCCACCAGGATCGAGGCAGTACCAGGCGGGGCCGAGGGACCGCGGCGGCGCGAGGCCGCGCGCGTGCTCATGGTCTCCCGTCTGCTGCGGGTCCTGGACGCGCTCCTGCCCGCGGGGATGCGGGGGTCCTGCTCCGAGGAGTTGGGCCGGGGCCGGCTGCTGGTGGCGGCCCTGGGCGTGCTGCTGCTGTGTGACGTGCTGTTCTTCCTCACCTTCGTGCCCCAGGCGCGCTCCCCCGGGCCCCTCATCCTCGTGGGGACGGTCTGCGCGGTGGGGTACGCGGCGGCGTTCGGGCTGCTGCACTGGAGTGGCTCGTCCCGGCCCGCGGCGCTGCTCATGTGCGGGATGCTCACGTGCGGCTACGCGGTGAGCACGCTCAACAGCAGGGTCGCGCCCACGAGCGCCCATCCCTTCTGCATGCTCATCCCCCTGTTGTCGGTGTACCTGCTGGGGCCGCGTCCGGGGTTCTTCTTCACGCTGGTGACCTGCCTGCACGTGGGCGTGTTGCTGCCCCTGCTCTTCGGCGCGAGTGCGTGGGCGCGCAACTACTCCACCGCCTTCTGCCTGATGGGGGCCTGGGCGCTCACCTGCCTGCTCATCACGGCGCGCAACCACGCCAACCAGGCCCTGGAGCGGGCCCTGCGCTCGCTGCGCGAGCACGAGCGCAAGCTGACGAGCCTGCTGGAGAACACCGAGGACATCGTGTGCTCGGTGGACGCGCGGGGCCGGCTCATCGCGGCCAATCCGGCGCTCGGGGAGATGTACCGGGAGCTGCTCGGGAGCGAGCCCCAGCCGGGAGAGATCCTCTTCCCGGAGACCACGCCCCCGAGCGTGCTCCGGCGCTGGGTGGCCTGCTCTTCCCAGGTCCTCGCGGGCAAGCGCGTGCGCTTCGAGGCTTCTCCCTCGCGCCTCAAGAGGCCCCGGGTGCTCGACATCTCGCTCAACCCGGTGTTCGACCTGTCGGGAAGCGTGGTGGGGATGACCATCTTCGGCCGCGACATCACCGAGCGCAAGGAGGCCGAGACGAAGCTGGGCGAGATGCACCGCAGCCTCCTGGACGTGTCCCGCCAGGCGGGCATGGCGGAGATCGCCACCGGGGTTCTGCACAATGTGGGCAACGCGCTCAACAGCGTCAACGTGTCGGTGAACCTGCTGGCCGAGCGACTGCACCGCTCCCGGGTCCATCCGGGCCTGACCCGGGCCACGCACCTGCTTGGCGAGCACTCGGCGGACCTGGGCACCTTCCTCACCGAGGATCCCCGCGGACGGCAGCTGCCGGAGTATCTACGGACCCTCACGGGGCAGATGTCCCGCGAGCGCTCGGAGTTGCTGGACGAGGTGCACACCCTGCTCAAGAGCCTGGATCACATCAAGTCGGTGGTGAGCATGCAGCAGGAGCACGCGCGCTTCTCGGGCGTGGTGGAGCGCCTGGACGTGACGGGGCTGCTGGATGACGCCCTGCGGCTGCAGGCGGTGTCGCTCGAGCGCGGAGGCATCGGGGTGCGGCGCGAGTACACCGAGGGCTTCCTCGTGCGGGTGGATCGGCACAAGCTCTTGCAAATCCTGCTCAACCTCCTGAGCAACGCGCGCCACTCGCTCGTGGAGAGCGGTCGGCCGGACAAGGTCCTCACCATCCGCGTGCAGCGCATCTCCGACGAGCGGTTGCGTATCGCGGTGGCGGATAATGGGGTAGGCATCGCGCCGGAGGATGCGCCACGCCTGTTCACCCAGGGTTTCACCACGAAGAAGGACGGCCACGGTTTTGGCCTCCACATCAGCGCGCTGGCGGCGGCGGAGATGGACGCGTTCCTCTCCTGCGCGAGCGAGGGCCGCGGCCAGGGCGCCACCTTCACCATTGAGCTGCCCGTCTCGGGCGAGGAGAGCAGGGTATGA
- a CDS encoding sterol desaturase family protein — translation MQGAIDTLKNSLAIYQEERFLLVGVASTLLSMSAFLLFSLPWTWVAYKDPESLRKFRVQGREFPIKRWFWPSLGRFLVNGFLSFLSLVLVWPLIRNLPGIHTGELPPWYVMVGQIAFFIVLDDFLYYWMHRTLHTRWLYKHVHSVHHRITTPFALTGNYMHAVEFILTSTLVLIGPSLVGAHVVTLWIWVVFRQFEAADGHSGYDVPWNPGLLVPFYKGPAYHDFHHRRFFGNYAGFFAYLDKLFGGTYSKGYEEYRRAHSHHPPAESEPPPAAPAAAAVQPKP, via the coding sequence ATGCAAGGCGCCATCGACACACTCAAGAACAGCCTGGCCATCTACCAGGAGGAGCGTTTCCTGCTCGTCGGGGTCGCCTCGACCCTGTTGAGCATGAGCGCGTTCCTGCTCTTCTCCCTGCCGTGGACGTGGGTGGCCTACAAGGACCCCGAAAGTCTACGCAAGTTCCGCGTGCAGGGACGCGAGTTCCCCATCAAGCGCTGGTTCTGGCCATCGCTCGGACGCTTCCTCGTCAACGGCTTCCTGTCCTTCCTGTCGCTGGTGCTCGTCTGGCCCCTCATCCGCAACCTGCCCGGCATCCACACGGGAGAATTGCCGCCCTGGTACGTGATGGTGGGGCAGATCGCCTTCTTCATCGTCCTGGATGATTTCCTGTACTACTGGATGCACCGGACGCTGCACACGCGCTGGCTCTACAAGCACGTGCACTCGGTGCACCACCGCATCACCACGCCCTTCGCGCTCACCGGCAACTACATGCACGCGGTCGAGTTCATCTTGACCTCGACGCTGGTGCTCATCGGCCCCTCGCTCGTGGGCGCGCACGTGGTGACGCTGTGGATCTGGGTCGTCTTCCGCCAGTTCGAGGCCGCCGACGGGCACTCGGGCTATGACGTGCCGTGGAACCCGGGACTGCTGGTGCCCTTCTACAAGGGGCCCGCCTACCACGACTTCCACCACCGGCGTTTCTTCGGCAACTACGCGGGCTTCTTCGCCTACCTCGACAAGCTCTTCGGCGGCACCTACTCCAAGGGCTACGAGGAGTACCGCCGGGCCCATTCGCACCACCCTCCGGCCGAGTCCGAGCCTCCACCGGCGGCCCCGGCCGCCGCCGCGGTCCAACCCAAGCCGTAG